GACAGGGCGGTGGGGCGTCGATGAAGATGACGACACCAAAATGTTTTCCCGCCAAAAAGTGCTCGGATTTGCATTTGCAATGTTGCTTTCCATCAGCCTTTGGGTGATTGTAAATATGGGGCGAGATTATAACGTAAGTATGATGATTCCCATCGAAATTGCACAAATCCCTGAAGATGTAGCTCTGAGCAGCGAAATTCCCAATCATGCAGCTGTAAGCGTAAGTGGTGAGGGCTGGAGTCTGTTTAATTTATATACAAACATTCCGACCATCTCACTCAGCGGGGATAATCAGCAGGTAAATATGTTTGAGCAGGTGAGGCAGCAGATCGGATCGGTTTCTACTGTGAGCGTGATGCAGGTTGATCCGATGTTTATTGAGATTGAAACAGAGCAGCGAATTACAAAACGAGTACCTGTTGAATCGAACATCAGCCTTTCTACCCGCTCTCAGTTCGGAATTTTGGGGTCACCCCGATTTATACCAGACAGCGTTACCGTTACAGGCCCCGCATCGCGTGTAGAACAAATTGAGTCATGGAGCACTGAAGAATCAACGATTGCTGATGTAAGCACGAACCTTGAACTGAATGTGGAGTTGGAATCACCGGGATCCGGCTTGACAGTAAGCCCTTCTGAAGTGCAATTACGGGCTGATATAGCCGAATTTACCGAAGCTCAGGTTCGCATTCCCGTCCGTACACGAGACCTTCCTTCAGGAGTAGCCATTACATTTTCGCCATCCTCGATACTTGTTCGGTATGATGTGCCGATTGAGCAGTATAATGATGTGCAGGATATCCGCCCCTTTGTGGCTTTTGTAGATTACGAAAGAATCGAAGCCGACACCACGGGTCTGATTACACCACAGCTCGAAACGGTAACGGATGAATATGATGTGCGCCTGAGAAGTTTTCAGCCAACCCGTATTTCCTATTTCAATATTCTTTCTGATTAAGCCCGGATATTTTAGGTAGCTGCTGCCATCGTTTTCTCAAACGGTTCGATCACGTCATCCACCTCTCTTGTCTGGTCAAAGAACGAAAGTATTTTCAACAGAACCTCATCCACCAGCACATCCGGACATGAGGCTCCGGAAGTTAGTGCAACTCTAAGATTCTTCTTATCTGCAGGCAGCCAGTTTTTTGTCTCTTTCATCTCCTTCTCCCACTGGTCAAAATGGAGAATTGCTTCAGGTGAATCGAATTCATTTGCATCCCGCACGTGAAACGTAGGGCAATGATCCTCCAGGATTTCAACAAGATGCATCGTATTCGATGAGTTGTAACCGCCAACCACAATTGCAAGATCCGGCTTTGCATCGGCGAGGGCATACGTGGCGGACTGATTTTCGTTCGTGGCGTAACATAACGTATCTGAAGTGTCCGCAAAATGATTTTGCACGTTAGCTTCCCCAAATCGTTTTTTGGAAGCATTCTTCAAGATATTCATCACTTCCTGGGTTTCGGTAGCCAGCATGGTGGTTTGATTGATCACCCCGAAAAATTCAAGATCTTTAAGCGGGTCGAATCCTTCGGTGCTTTTGTGGCCAAAATATTTTTCAAAATCTTCAATCGGACGTTCTTCGGTCATAATTTCAGCCAGGATACGGGCCTCCTCCGGGTTCAGTACAACAACTACCGGTGAATGATCGGCACTGTGAGAGAATGTGGCCCGGGTCTCCTCGTGCCGGTGTTTCCCGTGAACCACCAGGCTATATCCCTTTTTACCGAGCTGTTTTCCACGCTTCCACACCTTCTCCACAAAGGGGCAGGTGGTGTTGTATTGATAAGGATCGATCCCTTGCTGCTGAAGTTTTTCCTGGATATCGAGTGTCGTGCCGAAGGCGGGCACAATCACGATATCATCGGAATGGAGCGATTCGATTGGAATTCGCTCCGTGCCATCCGTATCAAACAGAAATTTCACACCTTTTTCGAGCAGATCCTCGTTTACGGTGGGATTGTGGATCATCTCGCTGAGCAGGTAGATATTTTTATCCGGATTCTCCTCCACCGTGCGGTATGCGATATCGATAGCGTTTTCCACGCCGTAGCAGAATCCAAAATGCCGCGGGATTAACACTGTAAGCGGACCAAAATTGAGTTCTGAAGGCTCCAGGTCTTTTTTACGCGGATCGGTAACCTTGTTCGCCTCCTTTACTTTTCGGATGATCGGTGACCGGTACATTTTCGGGATGTCGAACGACTTTCGTGCCATAAAGCTGCTGGATCATAAAATTATAATTCTGATGAACTCCCCAAAAGAGAGCTCAGCTGAACACCAAATCAATCTTAAAGATACAAAGTTCAAATCAGAAACATGATTGATCTTTTAAAGATTCGGTTCACTTATGGATTTCTGGTCAATTCCTTTGAGCGGTTTTCAGTTAGGAATTATAGAACGGGTCAATGCAGTATGATGAATGATTGACAAACGAATCATCTTGCTGTCTGTGATATTTTTACGGATGCAAATATTGCGAAGCGTATAAGCGGTTAGGAAAGATTAACGGAGATTGGCAACAGGTGCAGCGGGGCCAAATTTAATATTTTTAAGTTACTTAAATTATTAGGCTTAAGTATCATTATAAAACATTTAAGAGCACTACTATAAAAGATTCCTAATTTTGACTATAGAGGTAAAGTTCATTACTTCTAAGGCGATTGCTTTATACGATGTATGAATAAAATAAAGTTGGCTTATACAATATATATAAAGCATCAATCGGGATAAAAAGAGAACACAGGCAAATGGTACAACGTATTATCATATTTATAGTATTGGCAGTATTGCTGAACGGTTGGCATCCGGCAGGTAATGATGATGTTTCAGAGCTGGAACGGTGTAGTGATCTTGACGTTATCTACGAAGTAAAAGAGGGTGATAATCTCTATGAAATCAGCGCACATTATGGAAGCTACCTTTTTTGGGAGTCGATCTATGTGGCAAATGCAGATATACTAAACGATCCAAACCTGATTTTCCCCGGGCAGCAAATTCGGATACCATACAACATCGCGTACTATCAGCAGAATGAGCTGGCTATGAGTGATGTGCTTGAAAATCCCTTTTGTAAACTATCGGAGCTTCCTTACAGGCAGGTACAAAATCGATTTATAACACGCTATGATTTAGCATTTTTAGAGAATAAAGCTAATGCAGAACGTCATCAGGAGAAAGAAGAAGCAGAGAAAAAAGAGCAGGAGAGAATGGCAGAACTTCATGCAGAAGAACTGCAGAGAGAGACCAGGGTAAATCAAAGAGAAAGCAACCAGGAGCAGGTACAGAGAGAATCAGAGAGGCAGATGCTGATTGAGATCGACGGAATGGTGCACGACGAAACGCGTTCGAAGGTGGGCCGCGATTTCTACGATGTATTCTATTCCCATTGGCAGTCACCGCCTGAAGCAGGCAACTTCACTATTCGGGTGGATGAACAGCCTTCACCAAACATGGGAACAACCATCATGGTAAAGGTGAATCAAACGGAAACTTTCAAAATGAGGCTGCAGCCCCGTTATGAAATGATCCAGGAAGCCGGTAAATACGCGGTTCACCAAACATATATGCATCTGAAAAATAACCCGCAAGGGACTTTAATCTACTAAAGCAAATGTACACAAGGTGTAAATGTCGCTATAGTAACAGCAGTTTATTGATGGCACTCCTGACCAGTGAGTCATCGAATTACAGAACAGAAACCAGAACAAAACGTATGAAATCAGGCATTATGGTGTTTCCCTGGAATGGAGTACAGCGGGCGAGTTGAATAGGGTCGGTGTCAGTTAAAGGAATGATAAAGTATACGTAAGAGTGCTTCAGGTAAGATTTAGCAGTGAATTACAAAAAGAGAGAACAAATAGATAGAACTTAGGTTTCAGTAGCAAGACAGGGAACGGATACGGTATCCGTTCCCTGGCAGGAGAACATAAAACTTTAGGAGTCAGACAAATGAGACAATTATACATACTGTTTTTGGTAACCCTTTTTATCACATGCAATGCCTTTGCGCAGACAGGGCAGCGGCCGGGTGAAGTATTTATCCAGCAGGCGAACTTTGATCATACGGAGGCAGCCCAACAGTTTACTAGTGATTTTACTGCACTTTTCGATATGAGTCTCGACGCCGTTGATTTGTTTGATGGCCGGACCAACACCGCATTCGTGAATTTGTATGGGAGTGATAACCAATCCAGTGTTACACAATCCGGCTGGGGAAATGTTGCCATGGTTAATATTCTGGGAGACAGGAACAGATCCGGTCTGCAGCAAAGGGGAAATAGTAATCGGTTTATCCTCAACCTGGAAGGCAGTGATGGTTTGGTTGATGGTATGCAGGCAGGAAAAAATAACTTTTTGCGAATGGACCTGATTGGAAATACCCATAATCAAACATTCAGCCAGACCGGGGCAAATTTATCACTCCAGCTAATTGACAATGGCGGGGGCGGTGTACCCATGCAGATTGAACAGCGAGGCAACGGCGCATCGGTCATTATCGAAAACTACTGAAGTAAATAGTTGATGTAATTTGTTGCTTCTTAATGGGGGGGCTCTCCAACATCGATCCTCGGATGAGGCCCCTGAATCATATACTAAAATCAGCACAACTCGATTTATTGATAACTCATCCGATGATCCAGCTCTCCGGAGGTATTCGGAAATCCGGGTCACTTTTCTTTTCGGTACTAACCTCTCTTCTCTGTCGAAAAGCATTTGGTTAATGAATTCCCAGAAACGTATTTGAAGGGTTCTGATCCTTTTTTGTAATTCCTTTAATAACTCAGATTAAGAAGGCTTTGAAATACCCATCTGCCGGCTGGCTGCCCTCATTGAGATTTTTGAATACAGTCATCCACCGATTTGATTTTGCTAATCGCTGAAATTTGATTTTATAGTTGATATTAAGGTGTGTTTTGAATTCAGTTATTTTTATGTCATACATTTTATATACTATAGTTTTTAATATCATGATTAATTTCAGGCACATCTCAAAGTGATATTTTGGTTCCTGGTAAAACGGAAGGATTTGAATTAGAAACCGCACTTCTTTTCTAATTTTTGGAGCTGTCAAGCAGTTAAAAATCTATAACACACAGACGGCCATTCGTATTCGTTAGATTTTTTAATGCTCTTAAATAACTTATAAACAATAACTTAAGATTGTTATGAAAATTTTAAGGGTCAAACTATAAAGAAACGCTAATTATGATCAATGACAGCTTCTTCATTTCTTTGATGGAGCAAAGAAATCAATTGGTATGATTCTATGATGTACATATTTAAAAATTGAATCTTTATTGATTTTCAAAAACAAATGTTACAAAGTGTCGGCAAGTTGGCTGCCGGCAAAGATTTAGAAAAACTACAGAATTCGGGATTAAACAATGAAAATGTACACTCTCTCTATGCTTATCTGGCTCCTGGCAACAGCCGGGCTATTTGCCCAGGGCAATGATGCCATCATTGAGC
The window above is part of the Rhodohalobacter sp. SW132 genome. Proteins encoded here:
- a CDS encoding CdaR family protein, coding for MGIFKTTKDKITELLTGRWGVDEDDDTKMFSRQKVLGFAFAMLLSISLWVIVNMGRDYNVSMMIPIEIAQIPEDVALSSEIPNHAAVSVSGEGWSLFNLYTNIPTISLSGDNQQVNMFEQVRQQIGSVSTVSVMQVDPMFIEIETEQRITKRVPVESNISLSTRSQFGILGSPRFIPDSVTVTGPASRVEQIESWSTEESTIADVSTNLELNVELESPGSGLTVSPSEVQLRADIAEFTEAQVRIPVRTRDLPSGVAITFSPSSILVRYDVPIEQYNDVQDIRPFVAFVDYERIEADTTGLITPQLETVTDEYDVRLRSFQPTRISYFNILSD
- a CDS encoding 4-hydroxy-3-methylbut-2-enyl diphosphate reductase, translating into MARKSFDIPKMYRSPIIRKVKEANKVTDPRKKDLEPSELNFGPLTVLIPRHFGFCYGVENAIDIAYRTVEENPDKNIYLLSEMIHNPTVNEDLLEKGVKFLFDTDGTERIPIESLHSDDIVIVPAFGTTLDIQEKLQQQGIDPYQYNTTCPFVEKVWKRGKQLGKKGYSLVVHGKHRHEETRATFSHSADHSPVVVVLNPEEARILAEIMTEERPIEDFEKYFGHKSTEGFDPLKDLEFFGVINQTTMLATETQEVMNILKNASKKRFGEANVQNHFADTSDTLCYATNENQSATYALADAKPDLAIVVGGYNSSNTMHLVEILEDHCPTFHVRDANEFDSPEAILHFDQWEKEMKETKNWLPADKKNLRVALTSGASCPDVLVDEVLLKILSFFDQTREVDDVIEPFEKTMAAAT
- a CDS encoding CsgE family curli-type amyloid fiber assembly protein codes for the protein MVQRIIIFIVLAVLLNGWHPAGNDDVSELERCSDLDVIYEVKEGDNLYEISAHYGSYLFWESIYVANADILNDPNLIFPGQQIRIPYNIAYYQQNELAMSDVLENPFCKLSELPYRQVQNRFITRYDLAFLENKANAERHQEKEEAEKKEQERMAELHAEELQRETRVNQRESNQEQVQRESERQMLIEIDGMVHDETRSKVGRDFYDVFYSHWQSPPEAGNFTIRVDEQPSPNMGTTIMVKVNQTETFKMRLQPRYEMIQEAGKYAVHQTYMHLKNNPQGTLIY